In Styela clava chromosome 10, kaStyClav1.hap1.2, whole genome shotgun sequence, the sequence tttaaaaagtagtatttattTCGTATTTTAGGTGTTGCTTTGAACATGACAATTGTTATATAAGAGTAAGAAATTACCTCGctacaagaaaattgaacgAAATGCTTCGATTTACAGGAGTATATCATTATAGATGTTTGGATAATGAGATATTGTGCGGTGAGTTGATCATAGATTTTGAAAAAGAATTAAACGTCTTTgtattttctataaaaatatacaattggCCAAAAGTTACTCATGATGTCACCTCTGATATCTGAGTGTGATCATGTTGTTGATGATGATCAACTCAAGCCTGGATAAATAAAAGATTACAAGTCAAAAATATCAATACTTTAAGTTTAAATGGTAGTTTTTGAACGTCCGGGGGAATGATTAAAAACTTTACAAATGTGTTTCTACTAatctatttatatataggtATATTTCTTTTCAGATGACATGGAATTATGGAAACGTAAATTATGCTTATGCGATAAAATGATTGCAGAATGCCTGGCAAATAACAGACAATCCTACGATAAATCAAAGAGAGGGGCAGATTCTGACGGACAGTGTTTCTATCGTGTGAAGTCAGCGttaaaatctgaattttttgaaGACATCgactgaataaataaaaattcattattgCACTAGTCCGATGTATCTATGCTTATGAAATTTGGGATATAAACTCATTAGATTGCAAATTTTAACAATCCATGAGGTAGTATGTACTCTCGAGTCTTGATCCGAGAAATTACGCAGGGCGAAGGGCGTACCAGTAAATATCAAATAGTTCAATACACCCGAtgttgtatttaattttttagtttGATTTGTGCTATTTTTAATTAGTATGCGTGAACTAAGTCTGGGGATAAATATTTATTCCTAGCTGGTTACAAAGTTAGGGAAAAGACTCTGTGTTATGATGAGAACTGTTACAACCA encodes:
- the LOC120337720 gene encoding basic phospholipase A2 3-like, with amino-acid sequence MKSVVCVILLVTTCSMSKETSNQEIHHIKKRNIYQLAHVIQCAQERSSWHVFWALYNYNNYGCWCGSGGKGDPLDESDMCCFEHDNCYIRVRNYLATRKLNEMLRFTGVYHYRCLDNEILCDDMELWKRKLCLCDKMIAECLANNRQSYDKSKRGADSDGQCFYRVKSALKSEFFEDID